TTAATGATAAATGATGAGGAATGTAAAAGTTACATCGCTAAACAAAACACTTCTTATTATATACCAACTGAAGAGACTTTCAAAAAGAAGCTTATCGAAGCTTTACAAAAAGCTTCTAGTGAAGTAATAAATAGGTTTTTAATTATTCTTAATATATATAATAAATCTACAAATAATATTATTGATTTAATTACAATAAGGCTTTCAATGGTTTTATTTAAATACGAAAAACAAGAACTTAAACTAAAAGCCCTTCAATCAATTACGGATACATATAAAAAGAATGATTATACCAAAGAAATTAATTTTAGCGCTTGGTTTGAGTCTATATTTTATATTCAAAATTTATGTTTATGTCCTGAATATATTGGAGATAAAACATTAATTACTAACTTGGTTAAAGAACTAAGATCTAATTGCAGTAATTATAAGAAGATAATGATTGACCGACAAATTAAAATAGATCAATTAAATTTTTATCAAATTCTTATGAAGTTAATTCAAATATCTGTTCATAGGATAAATTCAAAACCAAAATTAACTAGAACAACATCTTTACTTTATAATATATTAAATAACCCGAAATATTTATTAATAAAAAAATTAATCAATAAATTATCTATATACAAGTACATAGAAGTAGAGAGAAATATAGATGAGGCTTTTCATAAGAAGCTAATAGGTATTGAATAAAGGTATATAGAAATAAATAAAATATACTCCAATGGTAGGGGTGACTTTTTTGAAACTATAAAATAAATATACAAAAAGGATTTAAAAAATGAAAATATATATATTTAAATTATTTTATAATTTTAATTATATTAAATATACATGAACTAGTACTTGCTAATGTAATAGTAGTTGATAAATTTGAATTAAAAAATCGCTCTAAACAAGATAATACTATTTTTTTAAACTCAAAAGATTTTTGTTCTAATGCAGTAGAACCATGTGAAAATGAAAGTAGTAATAATTGTATTTTTATACGTGAAACAATTGAAAAACCATTGAGTCGTATTAATTATTACTTAACTATCCCTATTATCTCTAAGTCAATTAAAGATTTAACTATATTATACAAATATGATAGTAATAGTGATAGCCTTCCAAAATATATAAATATATGCTTAAGTCTAGTTAGAGGTGAAAAAGATGAGACATACTATTCACAAGCTACATATAATTGGTTTCCATCCACAGAGTTATATTTGGCAGAAAGTCCAGGATACATTTTAGTAAATCGAAAAAGTAATCAAAAAGATTATGATGATGGTGAATTTTTAAAGATACAAACCCAGCAAATAGCTGATGGTTGGTCTCCAACTCATTATAAAAAGAAACTTACTATAATATAAGTTGTAAAAGTCTAGATTTGTTGTGACAGTTACCTGTTTTCGACAAGTATTCACTGTCAGCTATTACTGGTTAGTAGCTGCTAGGTATGTAAAATATTTGAACTTAAAAAAGTTTGTTCAACTGTTTGGAATTTGTCTATAATGATAACTGATAATATACCAGGTTGGTTAGGATCATGTGGAATAATAATAAAAGATAGCAAGCATACTATTCTCAGAAACTATCTACATCAGGGTATTATAGAGAATATGCTCCGTCTGAAAACTATGTCATAAGATTTATTGGCATCATACAGAAGGAATGTTGTAATGGATTATCGAAATATTGTTGATTCATACTTACAGTCATTTGGAGTAAGTACCTAGGCAAACAATATCAAAAGTATTGAAAGGATGTCGTAGAGGTAATTTTTATCCCAAGGATATTACTAGCCATCGATACAAGAGTTCTTATTATGGAATCCGTAGACTATCAAAGATAGAAAGACAAATAGAGTTAAAAATCAAAGCTAAAGCCAAGAAGATTAATAAATCGTACCCTGGTGAAAAGTTTAATATAGATACTAAGCGACTACCTGCGATAAAAGGTTCATCTCTTAGGGAATATCTATTTGTTGTTATATAGCCTACTAAGCATAAAAGTAGTACATTCTGTCATCAACTATGTTGCTAATTTATTTATAAAATCTTCAAATCTCTTTTTAGATCTCTAATTTTAGCATTAGCAATGACTATAATTTTTCTCATAACAGCTACAAGGGCTACCATCTTCTTTTTACCCTTTTCAACAAGGTCTCTATAAAATATTTCAAGTTTACCTTTACTTCTAGCAGCAGTTAATGCTGACATAAATAATATAGGTTTTAAATCAGCTCTACCGCCGTAAGTCTTTCTATAGCCAACTTTCTTGCCACTTTCATACGGATATGGAGCTACTCCTGCTAAAGAAGCCACTTGTTTACGGTTTAAGTTTCCTAACTCAGGCATCAAAGCAAGTAAAGATGTGGCTGTAGCATTTCCTAGACCAGTAACCTCTTTAACTAATAGATCTCTAGCTTTTGCTAAGTATTGGCAATCATCGACTAACTCATTTATAAGGCTTTCTATAATCATAATTTCTTGTTTATAGAACTCTATCATTCTTTGGTGAGAATCTTTTGTATATTTTTGGTCTGGTGCTTGATATCTATTTTTTTCAGCTGTTAACTGTTTTTTAATATCTTGTTTTCTAAGAATATATTTTATAAGCTTTTGCATTTTATCATCATTAGGTTGATAAAATTCTAGGTCACGGTGTCTTTCATACCCATACTTAGCTAGTCCAAAAGCATCAATATTA
This Francisella opportunistica DNA region includes the following protein-coding sequences:
- the pdpE gene encoding type VI secretion system protein PdpE, whose translation is MHELVLANVIVVDKFELKNRSKQDNTIFLNSKDFCSNAVEPCENESSNNCIFIRETIEKPLSRINYYLTIPIISKSIKDLTILYKYDSNSDSLPKYINICLSLVRGEKDETYYSQATYNWFPSTELYLAESPGYILVNRKSNQKDYDDGEFLKIQTQQIADGWSPTHYKKKLTII
- a CDS encoding IS110 family transposase is translated as MYHNFIGIDISKNDFVVAIHGKKKTFKYLNNLTGFDELLSDHPILKDKSFVVVETTGGYEKALLEYLITKNIVVHRANTRIVKHFIRSTGQLGKSDNIDAFGLAKYGYERHRDLEFYQPNDDKMQKLIKYILRKQDIKKQLTAEKNRYQAPDQKYTKDSHQRMIEFYKQEIMIIESLINELVDDCQYLAKARDLLVKEVTGLGNATATSLLALMPELGNLNRKQVASLAGVAPYPYESGKKVGYRKTYGGRADLKPILFMSALTAARSKGKLEIFYRDLVEKGKKKMVALVAVMRKIIVIANAKIRDLKRDLKIL